In Apium graveolens cultivar Ventura chromosome 10, ASM990537v1, whole genome shotgun sequence, the following are encoded in one genomic region:
- the LOC141692142 gene encoding protein FAR1-RELATED SEQUENCE 5-like → MIIADLNKIRDSQGSTCGDSSRISSDIGTEVVNEVTSIESESNVSITPDGSLNYIPCSVGDTSIPFTNQIFDSLDKGYKFYKNYGRLGGFTVRKTTEKTDDDGRVLLKHFVCSCEGFNDLKNDANPAVKKRRTVSRRCRCKAKMILKYMFPDKYIVKTFVELHSHPLADKNDRQFFRVNREMDISLRNLCYNGAKVNIGSSKMFNFAKEMYGGYANNSEGFYFAFDVDSSSHLNKLFWSDVIGRRNF, encoded by the exons ATGATTATAGCTGATTTGAATAAAATTAGAGACAGTCAAG GTTCTACTTGTGGTGATTCGTCTCGGATTAGCAGTGATATTGGTACTGAAGTTGTTAATGAAGTGACTTCAATTGAAAGTGAAAGTAATGTAAGCATAACTCCCGATGGTAGTTTGAATTACATACCTTGTTCTGTTGGTGATACTAGTATACCCTTTACCAATCAGATTTTTGATTCTCTAGATAAAGGTTACAAGTTTTACAAGAATTATGGTCGATTAGGTGGTTTTACTGTACGTAAGACAACTGAGAAGACAGATGATGATGGACGTGTTCTGCTGAAGCATTTTGTTTGTAGTTGTGAAGGTTTTAACGATCTTAAGAATGATGCAAATCCAGCAGTTAAGAAAAGGAGGACAGTTTCTAGGAGATGTAGATGCAAAGCGAAGATGATTTTGAAGTATATGTTTCCTGATAAGTATATTGTTAAGACTTTTGTTGAGCTACATAGTCATCCGTTAGCTGATAAAAATGATCGTCAGTTTTTTAGGGTTAACAGGGAGATGGATATTAGTTTAAGAAATCTTTGTTATAATGGTGCAAAAGTTAATATTGGTTCCAGCAAGATGTTTAACTTTGCTAAAGAAATGTATGGCGGATATGCAAAT AATTCTGAAGGCTTCTATTTTGCTTTTGATGTTGATTCTTCTAGTCACCTAAACAAGTTGTTTTGGTCTGATGTTATTGGTCGGAGGAACTTTTAG